ttttttgcaggtagAAGCATGTgcagttttacttacaatagacaaagagttaaccgaaagggccagcctgaaaactaacgactataattaaatcatattttaaccacactAAACACATAGTTACGGTATAGGGCAAATATGGGTATTTTAGGTAAACATTCGGTGGGTTTTTACTAACTACCCATCTAGTTGCGGTCAACTGCTGCTTAGAAAGCGTCGTTCCACGCTGGGTTCCACTCTCCCATTAAAATAAGTGACTGGGGACTGGAAATACTGGAATAGAATCCACAGGTCCGCCTTTTAGAGAACGTCTAATAGACTTGTTGCTAGAACATAATCTTAGCATATTAAACAGCAtctttaagaaaaataaaaataataagtggaCTTGGGTCTCCCCGGAAGGAAAGTACAAAGACGAAATAGATTACATAATAAGCAGCCACCCAAAATTATTCACAGACACATCAGTTATATCCAGATTCAACTTCAACACCAATCATCGCATGGTTTGAGCATCACTATGGATCTCACCACCTAAAGTATGTAGAAAACACATTATCCACTCTAGCGTAAGTCACAACACTGAATTACATCTCTGCGACATCTGACTCACTAACTTCACTATACAAAGAGATATCACATGACGACATAGTAGATGTCAAAAACTGCTATGACAAACTACACCACCAGCTTAAATACCATAGGAAAGTGAACAtcctaaaacaaaaatacaCTTTAAGTGACTCAACATTGCAGCTTATAAGCGAAAGAAAAGACCTCTTTAAAACAGGAATGAAGAAACAACATATTAAGCAAATAACAGACTTAAGTAAGAAAATCAGAGAAAGCATTAGAAAAGATAGAAAAATCAAGAGACTACAAACACTAGAAAAACACATTATATCAACAGGAGGAACTAAAAAAGCTCTTAAAGAACTGCGTGAGGCAAATGCTTGGGTAccaaatttgaagaaaaaacaCACCAACATCACAAACCGGAAAGACATCAATAAGCTGGCTACAGAATTCTGCCAAGACTTATACTCAAACCAAGATATTCCAGTACAAAGAATGGGTGGTACTCTAACAATTAACTCAGAATCTGAACTAAAATCTGAACCGGAAATACTACCATGTGAGATAAGAAAAGCAATACTAAGCCAAGAATCGGACAAAGCCCCAGGTCCTGACAAAATCCCAAATGAGACATTGAAAGGAACCCTCGAAGAAATAGCTCCAatactaacaaaaatatttaaccaAGTTTTAATGACAGGTGTCATTTCagaacagggaccggacaaccctttccgcgataaaaccctttcaatgggtgacacttaaacacggctaacacattgaaagactttcccttttgaactgcaagcctattcatacccttacctttgactaacccttaccgaaaagctaaccaaaaataaggctagctcttaataagggttacccttatctttaagcgctttttataaaggtttccctttgcgtgaaagagacaggattagtatatatctaaggtagtgtatgaaaaggaaagaaaatacgtgcctagtcaaaaaacgccgccgtcgccgccgacgatcgctcggattcgaagtaatgtgtgctttatgaacaaggtagacgacttaaattagcacgcttatatgctaaaagggaagccctttataaggctaacccttataagcaatatgcaaggtgttggtgagcggatgataagggttttgtaagggtatttgggctaccgattactcaaatgtagtagctttatataagggtttttaaaaccaaaacaaagggtttcgtctggcaatgggtatggtgagttaagccttatgcaatacccttataaaaccccgataagggatagcgggccggtccctgttccAGAACAATGGGAAACATCACACATAACTCTCATACATAAAAAAAGGTCCAAAGGAAGAGATTGGAAACTATAGGCCAATAAGCTTAATGTCTAACATATATAAAGTTTTCTCCAAGATCATACTCGACCGTGTCAGTACTATATTGGATGAAAACCAACCAATGGAACAAGCTGGCTTTAGAAAGAACTTTGCTACAGTGGACCATATACACACAGTTAAACAAATCatagaaaaatacaatgaatacaACAAGCCTTTGTATATGGCCTTCATTGATATATATACTATACTAAGGCATTTGATAGTATTAGCCATGAAGTCATATGGGAAAGCTTGGGCATACAAGgaatacctacaacttacatAAATATTCTCAAGAACATATATGCCAAAAGCAAAGCCAAAATTAAACTGGAAACTTAAGGAGAACCATTCAAAATAGAACGAGGAGTCAGACAAGGGGACCCCCTGTCTCCCAAGCTATTCTCAGCCGTGCTTGAAAACATCTTCCGAAAGTTGAATTGGGAACAATATGGTCTTAACATTAATGGAAGAAAGCTAAACCAGCTCAGATTTGCGGATGACGTTGTCTTACTTGAGGAAAATGCAAACAACTTGAAGAAAATGATACAAGAACTAAATAATGAAAGTGAGAAAACTGGGCTATCCATGAACATAAACAAAACCAAACTATTGACAAACTCTGACATCCATGAAATTAAGGTATACGATCAACCACTCGAATATATAGAAGAATATGTATATTTAGGACAGATAATCTCCCATAAAGATATGACAACCAAGGAAATTAAAAGAGGGATAGCTAATAGTTGGAAGAAGTACTGGTCACTGAAAGAGGTGATGAAATGCACTGACCTCAGTAATAGCACCAAAAAGAAAGTTTTTAACACCTGCATTTTGCCCTGCCTCACCTATGGCTGCGAAACTTGGTCACTCTCAAAACATCATAGAGAAAAGCTCGAGCATTGTCAAAGAGCAATGGAGAGAAGCATGCTGGGAATCAAACAACAAGACAGACACAGAAATACAACTATAAGAGCAAAAACGGGCATAACAGATGTACTCTCAAAGATAGATCAACTGAAATGGAGGTGGACTGGGCATATGCTAAGGAACAGACATGAAAAATGGAGTAAGATAGTAACACATTGGTATCCTAGAGACGGTAAAAGGAATAGAGGAAAACAGTACAAGAGGTGGGAAGACGAACTCAAACTGACGGCTGGTCCAAACTGGAGAAGAGTAGCGAAAGAGAAAACTACCAAAGAAAGGAAGAAAAATCTGAGTTCAGGATAAAGGgcttatatagatagatagatgatATGTTGTCTtaaatgtttacattacatataGAATTACGATTTTTTGTATTAAGTCAGGCCTTGCCAGTATGTTTAATTGCTCATATAGGCCTCTACCTATATGTACCTCTACAGTAATCGTTATTGGCTATTGCAAAGAGTGTCATGAAAAAACCATAAGCCCAATTCATAATTCTTGTCTAGTCAGAGCATTTTCTTAGGTTCTTCCATATGTAGAAAAATATGGTTTAGGTAAAAATTCAACACCATATATGGAAGTCACTCACGAAGtagccatgcacttttgcagctgtgtgTACAAGTgatatcataatatattttttaaccaaACTTTTTTACACTTTGTCCACCTATAAAGTATTGTTTTCCTCTGGAATAGAAACTGACAAATTCTTGTTGTGTTTGTTAATTGCACAATATATGGGGAAATGAATATCAATATAATATGTCAATACCAAATGTAAATTGTTATATTGTTTTGGGATCACTTCGATCTTGCAAATCAGCTAAAtgcgttttttatttttatgtcgtGTAcctgaatttatatttttattttccatttgATATGTTTCTAAAATTCAAATTATTCATGGATTGGTACTCTGTAAGtactatattataattgtttttatttttattatttattaattttgacattgtatgATTTGTTATTTGAATAATTTGACATGACTAAGATATTGTGATAGACCTATATACCATTGCATATTGACTTCTCCTAAACATAAGAatacttataaattgtaattgaattattttctttgtatccGACGATCGCTATAGGACAAGTAATTGCTTAATTGTATTCTCTTACATTAACAACGAACATTGTAttgggaaataaataaactaaactaaactatgtaGTCAAATTTGAGAAAAGAAAACCTtgtgtattattttaatgtttcaaaTCTGTTTGCATTGTCTTCTTTGTAATTGCATAATCAATATATTTGGATACTTTTAGTGTCATGGAAAGGAGATGATGGATAGTGAGATCCTAGCAGATAGTGCTCTATAAACTTAATGCAGTTTTAGTGTCATGGGAAGGAGATGATGGATAGTGAGATTTCCTAGCAGATGTGAACTCTATAAACTTGGCAGTTTTAGTGTCATGGAAAGGAGATGATGGATAGTGAGTTCCTAGCAGATAGTGAACTCTATAAACTTAATGCAGTTTTAGTGTCATGGGAAGATGATGTATAGTGAGTTCCTAGCAGATAGTGAACTCTATAAACTTAATGCAGTTTTAGTGTCATGAAAAGGAGATAATGGATAGTGAGTTCTTAGCAGATAGTGAACTCTATAAACTTAATGCAGTTTTAGTGTCATGGAAAGGAGATGATGGATAGTGAGTACCTAGCAGATAGTGAACTGAAACTTATTGCAGTTTTAATGTCATGGACAGGAGATGATGGATAGTGAGTTCCTAGCAGATGTGAACTCTATAAATTTAATGCAGTTTTTAATCTGTTGACAATTCGTGTTCAAATTTGAAGCATAGAGTACTTATAAGTATTGATCTTAAACAGAACAACTCATTTAATGCCCCGAGTTCTAGTAGCTGACAATAAACTAGCGTAGGCCTAAGCTTGGCGTAAAGGTAGTGAAGGGAAATAATCTCGATTTTGGTGATTCATGCCTTGATTAGTTACTTACATCGAGCCCTTTTTACTAACTCTGAAATACTGGTTTATACATAACatgaaacataaattaaaagCTTTGTCGTTAACCGTGTGCACGTTTGACATAGAAACCAACAAATACATGCCGTCTCTAAACATGATATTCATTGTATGTAAGTCAAGACCAATTCATTCATAAACTGCGCGAACTGTCAAACCACCAATTGCAAACAAAGAAAATGCGTGTAATTAAATTACTGCGACAGTGTCATCTCCTAGGCCAGCAGTAATTAtcgcatacctatttaaatgaTTCCTTTGATATAATATTCATTCATGTAGGGCACTAGAAACAGTTTCCTGATACCACCTGTTCGCTATGATGACAACAACATCGGGAGAGTTCGATTTAAACACAGCATGAGGaggaaaacatttaaaataacattttccgTCTTTAATTATAACAAACATACGGTGAAATTTACTTACCgatctttatttttaatcgttCTTCGACTCGCACTTTACGCATATCGTCCGCCATGTTAAATCCATTACTGTTTATCTCTTTCATCCGCTGTTATCTCTTTCGGAACGAGCCTGAGCCTGTCCCGCCACTTCCGGAGTGTCGTAATGTTCTGTTCAAGTCTTTCTTCGGACGTATTTACTGAGCACTTGAAATCCATTCGTACAAAAACACTAGGTTAGTCtcatttatccacattttcCAACAAGGTTTATCATCAGTATCATCACACACGCACAGATGGATGTTGCCGCTTGCATTGCGCATGTGCGCAACTAatgcattattttatcaatgaaTGCAGTTTAAAGTTTAACTAATAAATGTACATTGTTGAAGATAATTATTATGCGTAGAACGCGAATCTAATTGGGCTTTGCTTTAGTTAATCTGAACACTTCTTCATAGTACTTCAAAATAAAGTTTACTAAATTATTGAATGAACAAAAATTATGAATGGATAATTACGTCACGTCACTACAAAGCGCCTGCGCGGATGTGTACTAATACTAATCGAGTAATCGTTACAAAGCGTGGCCAAAGTTTCTTTATTGCCAgtagcaaaaaagtttatttactatagttggtcaagcaagttttgtcagtagaaaagggcgCGATTAATTTTCCTGGAACAGTCTTGTCTTCACAGTCTTGCCAGAGTATAATGAAAAGGGATATGACCATAGACAGATATGACACTGACGTTGCACTGACGtgatcatgaatctagtataacgtatggatggtatagaaaggatgccaatctcttatggcagaattgttgcaaaagtgaccgctttcagctttaaataatagttcctaatctctccggtggcgctagttaggctctgggacatgaaccatataaggcaacaaataacccgaccaaattacgttggttgtttttggtagtatttcggtgtaaggtggcgccgcctaattactgttttttgatggacacttttcgtacatagagatttggctcctatGATAACATCatgatcggtcatgaggggtggggcgaaatgacctaacgggatagtcttatgtatctttcagtagtagtgacagagaacaatatattactttttgtctttgtcatagtttcacttttccaccgctgccacaaccgaaattgtggcaaacaaataagtacgtgacatgtcatgcttgttcgttacttgtttaattattgttgttttctatgaaattgtgctttctcttataaaacatagtgatggttagcgttttgaattgataaaataatggtgaattgatctgtaatcggctgtaatagccgctctgagcaaaaatatgagaacataacctttcacacgtaagtacggtattttacaccggtcttcctcttaacgcaatatgtgagaataacatcgtaaaattacgttacactcaaagcaatatagaatcaaacgatttcaataaaaatatcacaattatttacacaaattaacaaaacattatttgtaaaattatccgcccaaattacgtaggttgtttgtggtaatatgtcagctactcagacgagtctggggtcagccgtttttaatcttcttcttaatttagctgcataacaatcatgttagggataccagatgaaaatatcataattttatgggtaattttgacctcgaagttttttcgtatttctaattccaaaaaataaaataaacaaatgttgtgaatattaaatgtggtgtacattaattggtgtgaataatgtgattgtgatttgtggtttcataaaattaaaactcataatacattttattttagatagatagatagatagtgtttattcgtggcaaaaaagaggaaaaacgtacataggaaacacaacataaatagtATAAGCCAcaaaatggtcccgactcagcatggtgctagcctggctgggctagcgctgatcttccgtcggggccattttacgttttatttactaaacatgtttagttttgtaccacctgcgcgaattataggaggtatttcattgttcatatgcctaaaaagaacggcccattgacattttattcaacaattttaacaccgtcaaactttgcctccagggtaatcgccccaacgtgatatcaaatattggggtaatttttaccaatatgatatccccacgtttatgacgtcatctatgtctatcccttacgggcgcacgcggtaggccgcatctattgtaatgctaggtctatggccgATACAGAGCAGGTAAAAATGTCGACTGTCAGATGAAGTAAGATGGATACACTGAGAGAATGAGACGGCAATATCCGCCATTAGTATTATAgttttttccatacatttcgTATTTTTGTTCCTAGTTGCGCTAGGCGGCAGCTCTTGCCACTTGCCAGGTAGTGACGGTAGTTACcggtgattatatgctctttgctttggtcttaggttaggtttgtgaatgatgtgtttatttattttacgagtACATGATATTCAACTgttaagtgttatttatatttttaatcttagatagatagagagatttattattcaaaagttaTACAGTTTCCTGCAAAACTGTTTTCACAGTTTGTTTATACATGTCTATTTAGCAAATATATATTGGTAGAAATGAATGACGAATATATGCACTCTGAtagcaatataatatatgtcGATGAAAACATACCAGGGCCTTTTGAGGACAGTgttgaatacaataatatagtatgtaattttaattcacGGTTAATAAATTACTGCAAATGCTATTTAATATGTACAACAGGATCCTGCCAATGCTTGATGAAATCAGGAGATGCTAATTATCAAATGGAAGGATATACATTAAACTTCCAAAAAGATATTGGTGACTTATCTTATCCAATTATAGAATGCAACAGTTTATGTACTTGTTCGCAGAGCTGTGGAAACCGTGTGGTTCAGAAAGGACCTATTAATTGTTTAGAAGTAAAAACATGTGGAAACATATCCAAGGGTAAAGGACTCTTCACTACCCAGTTCATTCCTAGAGGTACTTTTATATGTGAATATGCTGGTGAGATTATAACTCCTGAACAAGCTAAGAAGCGGCATAAATTAAATGACACACTCAAAAAAATGAACTATATATTTTGCCTCAATGAATATTGCGATGGAACACAATTGCAGATGATAGTAGATCCAAGTGAGGTTGGCAATATTGGTCGCTACATTAACCATAGTTGCGATCCTAACTGTCTAATTGTACCTGTCAGAGTTAATAATCCTTTACCCAAATTGGCTATATTCTCTCAAGTAGATATACATCCTGGTTCTgaaataacatataattatgGTTCAAACAGTTTTGTTAATTCACAAGAAGtagaaaataggaaaaaatgtTTATGCGACAGTAACAACTGCTTGGGCCTAATGCCTTCTGACAaatattaacatgttttgtgtGTTAAAAATGATGCTGCTGTAACTATTGAAAAACAGGTTCGATGTTTTTAATAATTCTTTGAAAATAAACcccttattttattgtatatgaaGATGAAGTAAAGCTTTTTGCACTTATATCGGGAATCCAactatcacacacacacacacacagcccAAACCACTGGTTTTAGAGATTCCAAATTAGGaacgtaggtttcttataaggtctaggggtgcactaagaaaggatttttcaaaattcaccctccaagggggtgaaatgggggtccaaagtttgtatggggaaacaagattagttagactaaTTTAatcgaaacttcacaggagtattcctaacgataaatgaataaacatgtGTTTcaggtttttgaaaattcaaaaCCTAAAAGGGGTAAATGTGGTGAAAAAGTTTCTATGGTTTATCAGGTCGCTGATTACGAAAACAACATCGATTTTAAAATCCAGTGTGgcggacgtgaaaaaccatctcccctgttggggtgcaaaTGGTGCAATGGGGTTGATATGTCTAAATATCATTATGGGTGTCGTTCTAATGGTTTTTTTGGGACGTGAATTATGAAAATGGCATCTatattgaaatttaataatgtggtcatgaaaattcttgaaattTCTACCTTTTACATTAAATGTACACTACATACAGTACACTTACTAGTATATATTTACTTCATCAAAAGCAAACAGAATACGCCAtcagtacttttagtatgttggtTGAGACACCTTTACCTATAAGTATACTAAATTTCGGGGGGGTTAGATCAAGGCGTGacgtaacaatgttttttttatttattaaataatatacatacatacataatcacgcctatttcccgaagGGGTAGGcggagaccacggatttccacttgctacgatcctgacatcctgacatacctcttttgcataacattcctcatacacgctcgctcatttcttaaattttataattatactttgCTGAACATTATTGTGAATTTtaggtaaaaaccggccaagtgcgagtcggactcgcgcaccgagggttccgtactttttagtatttgttgttatagcggcaacagaaatacatcatctgtaaaaatttcaactgtatagctatcacagttcatgagatacagcctggtgacagacagacggacatcggatagggtcccgtttttaccctttgggtacgggaaccctaaaaatggttacTTGTgtgttacgtaacttttaggtaGGGGGCGGGGAGGTACACGAAAACGTTACGGCGCGTTACAGGGGGGTGGAGGAGTCGAAATgttcgaaaattgcgttacgtaatatttgaacgccccctaactgaattaatttaattatttttattttttaattgttgtcatttctcttttttatttataattgattaattcatgtttatataattttggaaacttctactttttttttgattaggtattattaatatttttttattggtggCTATGATGTtcgtttttgtaatattttttgtgtgCATGTGCCTAGCTTtaagatttcaaacacaatgtaatattgttcttgaataaaaaatgatgatgatgatgatgatgatgatgaatcacgcgggcgaagccgcgggaaaaagctagtgatctatataatatattgtttCATTTGACATATGCGTAGCTATTTGGTAGGAAGTAATTGGGGCCCATTGGCTCCTTTCAGGAATAGAAGGAACCTGTAAAATACAATCCAAGCACAAGGCTGCTAGGCTACTTGGTAACATTCTAAGGTGATAACATCTGGAAACTTCTATCAGATGTGCTTTTGAGTAGTTAagcagaaaaaaccggccaagtgcgagtcggactcgcgttctaagggtacataacacaatttaagcaatgtattttttatgtgaaacgtgagtgaaatgtctaaaaaaccagtaggggtcggatcaaaaactaagtagttaagtccgactcacgcttgactgcacatttctaatagattttagacccagtagtttcggagataaagggggaattgtatttttttgcctattttcttgaataacttatataataaactgtttatcctaaaaaaaaataaaaaaaattgcacgatatagtttaaaaaacttttttttttaattttgtcattaaCCCCCagaagtggcccccatgtttaaaattaatatgttacatgttcgtctttgggtcacaaacttacatatgtataccaaatttcaacttaattggtccagcagtttcggagaataggctgtgatagacggacagacagacgcacgagtgatcctataagggtttcgtttttttttttccttttgaggtacggaaccctaaaaagaaaacaagcTATGATCCAAATTACtgttattttgatttatttgttgCTCAAATCAAACAATAATGTATGGTACTAAGATTCCATTAACTTATGAGTTATGAGCCACTTTATTGTCCACAGAATAACAAAACTCATAGGGGAAGTTACATGTGTTGCCAAACGGGAGGCCACGTCAACTAAATGTGCTGTCGGTGCCCATTGAAGATTACTCCTCCATCAGACTCCCCATCTACTAAGCTGGAATTTAATTAACACGtggttaataattaaaaaaggtATATCATAAAATTACtattaacttaaattatatatataattaaaattaaataactttttgtttaatcctttgaccgctaaagacgtcaACAGAGGAGTGCGGCTTCAGCTCCTGTATCAACCTTGGTGCACTCCGTCAAGGTTCACGGTTCACGTCACGATGACTacaccgccgcgccgcgcacGTTACACGTGGCGTTTAACCTTTTGTTTATATAAATCGTACCAAGGAGTCGGTGAAATAGTCTCAAATTAAGCTGGATAGGCTTGGCCAATTATATTTACTAGACGATATTGAAAGCATCATAAAttccctaaaataaaataaaatgtaaaacctCCTTACATCAGATATGGCGTAAAAATACCCTCCGATCATACCCTAATGTCATGATTTTGTAGTAATTATATCAAAAAGTGCAAgcaaatataaattttacttgGCAACATTCTTAAAACATCTGAATTTAATATTAGGGTGATGGGTAATGTTTAATGACTTACCTGGCAACACTAAGCGGGAGTTAAAGAGACGGTGGTTCAGACCCGGCCACTTGGCTTGGATTGGGGAAGTCAAGGAGACAACATCTTGATGGTAACGGGTAAGCAAAGTTAAAGAGATACCTCCATTTTATAACACGAGCGATCAAAGAGATatgtcttataatatttcaGAAGTGTTACCGTACCACTAACCCACAATACGATTTTTAAATTCGATCGGTAGAATGAAAACGTAAGTTGTCTAATAATTTTTCAATAGTACGTTACGTACCTACCAAATAGATTGATGTTATTAACCTTGAGTGATTTATGTGTTTCGAAGGCAGTTTCGTAGCTGTAAGAACCTTTGACTTTTGTTACATTGTTGCTTTGTAGTGGTGTTTTAAATTACCAAGATattttaatgctaaaaaaaatatatgaggtATTTTTATTATCCATGAGTGGTAGTCGTATCATCCATCAGTaacaaagtaaaattttatatcaATTCATTGTAAAAGTATTGAATTtagtttggtttgttttattttaatgaaggTAGGTTGTAATTATAAGGAAGAAGGTTTTTCAAAAACGGTAAAATAGTTATACGTTTTAGTTATACTACGTGTTTTTTGCAAAAGTATTTGGAATATAACCATAATTGTCGATATCATTTGAACggtaaaaattattttagtctGATACTATTACGACACTTAcctacaattaaataataataatttttagagTTTGTGTCCAGCAACTTTTGGAGAGAATTGGACTTTGATGTTCTAGATTaaaacctactttaaaaaaaaagccatATGTAAAGGAATAATATGATACTAAATAATCGTTATAATTTAAATGAGTACCATAGTGTTGTGTAATGCATAATATGATccaccctagactgcatcggcacttacaaTCAGGTGAGATtacggtcaaatgcttgcctttttgtaataaaaaaaaaaaaatgtgcattTAGGAA
The Cydia strobilella chromosome Z, ilCydStro3.1, whole genome shotgun sequence genome window above contains:
- the LOC134753836 gene encoding probable histone-lysine N-methyltransferase set-23, with the translated sequence MNDEYMHSDSNIIYVDENIPGPFEDSVEYNNIVCNFNSRLINYCKCYLICTTGSCQCLMKSGDANYQMEGYTLNFQKDIGDLSYPIIECNSLCTCSQSCGNRVVQKGPINCLEVKTCGNISKGKGLFTTQFIPRGTFICEYAGEIITPEQAKKRHKLNDTLKKMNYIFCLNEYCDGTQLQMIVDPSEVGNIGRYINHSCDPNCLIVPVRVNNPLPKLAIFSQVDIHPGSEITYNYGSNSFVNSQEVENRKKCLCDSNNCLGLMPSDKY